A window of Epinephelus fuscoguttatus linkage group LG24, E.fuscoguttatus.final_Chr_v1 contains these coding sequences:
- the LOC125885264 gene encoding OX-2 membrane glycoprotein-like, whose product MRNSILESSMMKHSNIRDTSDSVTFSYVPKVWARPYTEYFGQRVNPGFRDKVEFKYAGLQNSSIVINNVNEEDEGCYHCLYSTFPDGVFTGSTCLQLYELHEPVLHVRESNSPEEAVVSCSATGRPAPTVTLTVPHYNSTSVTNTNATVTVTAIAVLPRLHGNSTQVGCAVRVLSGPQIEVFTMIPEVTLSSADDATLIIVLVVVSCVCVAIIIAGLLIKKHCNWLSHRDCEENRTPQKTTKDTEPKTPLLSQENEVRQKTSSGKKKENGSPKESSLIAGCQRQLFLPSPQDC is encoded by the exons ATGAGGAATTCCATTCTAGAGTCCTCTATGATGAAACATTCCAACATTCGTGACACATCAGATTCTGTGACCTTCAGCTATGTTCCCAAG GTGTGGGCACGTCCTTACACCGAATACTTTGGTCAGAGAGTGAACCCTGGTTTTAGAGATAAAGTGGAGTTTAAATATGCTGGACTGCAGAACAGCTCCATAGTTATTAATAATGTAAATGAGGAAGATGAAGGATGCTATCACTGTTTGTACAGCACTTTCCCTGATGGAGTTTTCACTGGTTCAACCTGCCTCCAACTCTATG agctgcatGAACCCGTTCTACATGTCAGAGAATCAAACTCTCCTGAAGAGGCAGTTGTATCCTGCTCGGCCACAGGTCGACCTGCTCCCACAGTAACACTGACTGTCCCTCACTACAACTCTACCAGTGTCACCAACACCAACGCTACAGTCACTGTCACCGCTATAGCCGTGTTGCCtcgtctccatggcaacagcacacAGGTTGGATGTGCAGTGCGAGTGCTCTCTGGTCCTCAGATAGAGGTGTTTACCATGATTCCTGAGGTCACACTGTCGTCTGCTGATG ATGCCACTTTGATCATTGTGTTGGTCGTGgtgtcctgtgtttgtgttgctatCATTATTGCCGGCCTGCTTATTAAAAAACATTGCAACTG GCTGTCACACAGAGACTGTGAGGAGAACAGGACaccacaaaaaacaaccaaagacaCTGA GCCCAAAACACCTTTACTGAGTCAAGAGAACGAGGTGCGTCAGAAGACGTCTTctgggaaaaagaaagaaaatggctCCCCAAAAGAATCATCTCTGATAGCAGGGTGTCAGCGACAGCTGTTTTTACCATCGCCACAAGACTGTTAA